Proteins found in one Brachyspira murdochii DSM 12563 genomic segment:
- a CDS encoding ankyrin repeat domain-containing protein translates to MREIEIELHEASARNNILAVEILLKNKDIDVNLSNILGLTPLTHACRAGYKEIVELLLDAGADVNKADQLYITPLMNACANGHRDIVNLLIKRGASVNLSNCNSETPLHYACSENHFDIIKILVENGADVNSKTDTNVTPLMYACQQSNFEAVKFLIDNNANVDDSDIYEETVLSYAISSGNIDIVEYILNTNDIEIPKYSLTIAAISGNLSLVHYIHSKLGGSKHNVFSSAFISAAYNGHLDVVRYFFDNSRKKAPKALAIAASAGHKDIVNYFLMNKVSLDGVTDNGKSALISAIEIENKEIIDLLIKYGADVNKADDDDVTPLMYACYIGNIEIVKTLLDNNADVDIYDSIDRNAVVHAIIAGNIDIVELLLMHGMSLNSAEGSITPLMWAVIYDNLKSVKYLVEKGEDIEENDINGWNSFMFACAKGYIDIVKYIFQLSPDIINKKSKFDETPLMIAADNGKLDIVEYLLKNNASVKDRNANGDTALYIASSNGYFEICEKLVEYYTINYPNNVFEREYFIAKEKGYNTIADLFQSKLKS, encoded by the coding sequence ATGAGAGAAATTGAAATAGAATTGCATGAAGCTTCAGCAAGAAATAATATATTAGCAGTAGAAATTTTATTAAAAAATAAAGATATAGATGTAAATTTAAGCAATATATTGGGGCTAACCCCATTAACTCATGCATGCAGAGCAGGGTATAAGGAAATAGTAGAACTTCTGTTAGATGCAGGTGCTGATGTAAATAAGGCGGATCAATTATATATAACCCCTCTTATGAATGCCTGTGCTAATGGTCATAGAGATATAGTAAATTTGCTTATAAAGAGAGGAGCATCAGTAAATTTAAGCAACTGCAACAGCGAAACACCTTTGCATTATGCTTGTTCTGAGAATCATTTTGATATTATAAAAATACTTGTAGAAAATGGTGCAGATGTCAATTCCAAGACAGATACTAATGTAACCCCTCTTATGTATGCCTGTCAGCAATCTAACTTTGAAGCAGTAAAATTTCTTATAGATAATAATGCCAATGTAGATGATTCTGACATATATGAAGAGACAGTATTATCTTATGCTATATCAAGCGGTAATATTGATATAGTGGAATATATACTTAATACTAATGATATAGAGATACCTAAATACTCTCTTACAATAGCAGCTATAAGCGGTAATTTATCTTTAGTTCATTATATACATTCAAAATTAGGCGGAAGTAAACATAATGTATTTTCAAGTGCATTTATATCAGCAGCTTATAATGGGCATTTAGATGTAGTAAGATATTTTTTTGATAATTCTAGGAAAAAAGCCCCTAAAGCATTGGCTATAGCCGCTTCAGCAGGTCATAAAGATATAGTAAATTATTTTCTTATGAATAAAGTTTCATTAGATGGAGTTACCGATAATGGTAAATCTGCTTTAATATCTGCTATAGAAATAGAAAATAAGGAGATTATAGATTTATTAATTAAATATGGTGCTGATGTTAATAAGGCCGATGACGATGATGTAACTCCTTTAATGTATGCATGCTATATTGGAAATATTGAGATAGTAAAAACTTTGCTTGACAATAATGCTGATGTAGATATTTATGACAGTATAGATAGAAATGCAGTAGTACATGCTATTATAGCCGGAAATATAGATATAGTAGAACTTCTTCTTATGCATGGCATGTCTTTGAATAGTGCAGAAGGTTCTATTACTCCTTTGATGTGGGCTGTTATATATGATAATTTGAAATCTGTAAAATATTTAGTAGAGAAAGGCGAAGACATAGAAGAAAATGATATTAACGGCTGGAATTCTTTTATGTTTGCATGTGCTAAGGGATATATTGATATTGTAAAATATATTTTTCAGTTATCACCTGATATTATTAATAAAAAAAGCAAATTTGATGAAACCCCTTTGATGATTGCAGCTGATAATGGAAAGCTTGATATTGTAGAATATTTGCTTAAAAATAATGCTTCTGTGAAAGATAGAAATGCTAATGGAGATACAGCATTATATATAGCTTCTTCAAACGGCTATTTTGAAATATGTGAAAAATTGGTTGAATATTATACAATAAATTATCCTAATAATGTATTTGAAAGAGAATATTTCATTGCTAAAGAAAAAGGCTACAATACTATAGCTGATTTATTTCAAAGCAAATTAAAATCATAA
- the gatC gene encoding Asp-tRNA(Asn)/Glu-tRNA(Gln) amidotransferase subunit GatC, whose translation MTTDREELEALLYQTRLRIEENQKDEVLDRLNKDLKFIEELFEVNVDGIDPLYHVIDLPEYLREDVAGKTLDNEVIMNLCRSGEYGYIVVPAVPAALENSEHQAKK comes from the coding sequence ATGACTACAGATAGAGAAGAATTAGAAGCACTTTTATATCAAACTAGATTAAGAATAGAAGAAAATCAAAAAGATGAAGTATTAGATAGATTAAATAAAGATTTAAAATTTATAGAAGAATTATTTGAAGTCAATGTTGATGGTATAGATCCTTTATATCATGTTATAGATTTGCCTGAATATTTGAGAGAAGATGTAGCAGGTAAAACTTTAGATAATGAGGTTATAATGAATCTATGCCGCAGCGGAGAATATGGTTATATTGTAGTTCCAGCTGTACCAGCCGCTTTGGAAAACAGCGAGCATCAGGCTAAAAAATAA
- a CDS encoding ATP-binding protein, with translation MILNLNKFGKFKNKSFEISDKLTLFYGENESGKTTIFDSLMLLFSENKKTSAFAKQIKSRYGDDIDINIIPEIDPSKKMHPQSYNNLYSIRQSEIIFEMSDSKKDSKDWESEIKKKLFASDIDVGKIISEVKAEYSGKSQSAIPAQLKNLKYRNEEIREELDNLYNKANTEVSKKDKLKELHELLKESDNIIKEKVNEYNKLNSLREEKNKSKEKNAALNILTMINDFYKKDKFIKENLNLKNDHSKTINDMEKKIDECKNNIAYIKGKIEPLQKSTEEKKKTDYESIRLRIDKAVKKIDVLREKNNKIPKIVFLSAVILVSSLLSLYFKNPYWFLIILPSIPFMFIKEGKNEKFINDILDSLPELDINTDNLELSSLKDILNKELAKIEIILSNDDEEELNNYKKQLEETIINLENYNNELNSFFDKLNVKNKENYYEIKTNFDNVYKNTEELFAKLITEAKKFGLKDIPTLEANCNRILKELDDKGINPDSFNEMEMKAIENKLKELEKEINTIKENMNKVISNASYIKGELNSTDNIHDSIINFESELAENNEEIKNLNKRKKALELLENMLSEINKKNDDIFNSLSNEAKVLYNHITGKSLSDNGIEMSGFDKSKIIVKDKQNESRNVELLSSATKDAVYIAMRLSILTKIHEAGRLILLDDPFITFDNNRTKEALSFIREYTNKYNIPIAIFTKDVFIRDIMKDYKEAVIHELS, from the coding sequence ATGATACTAAATTTAAATAAATTCGGAAAGTTTAAAAATAAATCCTTTGAAATATCTGATAAACTAACCCTATTTTACGGAGAAAATGAATCTGGTAAAACCACAATATTTGATTCTCTTATGCTTTTATTCTCAGAAAATAAAAAAACTTCAGCATTTGCAAAACAAATAAAATCAAGATACGGAGATGATATAGATATTAATATTATACCAGAAATAGACCCTTCAAAAAAAATGCATCCTCAGTCTTATAATAATTTATATTCAATAAGGCAAAGCGAGATAATATTTGAAATGTCAGACAGCAAAAAGGATTCCAAAGACTGGGAAAGCGAAATAAAAAAGAAATTATTTGCTTCCGATATAGATGTTGGCAAAATAATATCCGAGGTAAAAGCAGAATACTCTGGAAAATCTCAGTCGGCAATACCAGCTCAATTAAAAAATTTAAAATACAGAAATGAAGAGATAAGAGAAGAACTTGATAATTTATATAATAAAGCTAATACAGAAGTCAGTAAAAAAGATAAATTAAAAGAGTTACATGAACTTCTAAAAGAAAGCGACAATATCATAAAAGAAAAAGTTAATGAATACAATAAATTAAACAGCTTAAGAGAAGAAAAAAATAAATCAAAAGAAAAAAATGCTGCATTAAATATACTTACTATGATAAATGATTTTTATAAAAAAGATAAATTTATAAAAGAAAATCTCAATCTTAAAAATGACCATTCAAAAACGATAAATGATATGGAAAAAAAAATAGATGAATGCAAAAATAATATAGCATATATTAAAGGAAAAATAGAACCGCTGCAAAAATCTACAGAAGAAAAGAAAAAAACTGATTATGAAAGCATAAGATTAAGAATAGATAAGGCTGTAAAAAAAATAGATGTATTAAGAGAGAAAAATAATAAAATACCAAAAATAGTTTTTTTATCTGCCGTAATTTTGGTATCATCACTTTTAAGTTTATATTTTAAAAATCCATATTGGTTTTTAATAATTCTTCCTTCTATACCTTTTATGTTTATAAAAGAAGGTAAAAACGAAAAATTTATAAATGATATATTGGACTCCCTTCCTGAACTTGATATTAATACTGACAATTTAGAACTATCATCTCTTAAAGATATTCTAAATAAAGAATTGGCAAAAATAGAAATTATACTTTCAAACGATGATGAAGAAGAGCTGAATAATTATAAAAAACAGCTTGAAGAAACTATTATTAATTTGGAAAATTATAATAATGAATTAAACAGTTTTTTTGATAAGCTGAACGTAAAAAACAAAGAAAACTACTATGAAATAAAAACTAATTTTGATAATGTTTATAAAAATACAGAAGAATTATTTGCTAAACTCATCACAGAAGCAAAAAAATTCGGACTTAAAGATATACCTACATTAGAAGCAAACTGCAATAGAATATTAAAAGAACTTGATGATAAAGGTATTAATCCAGATAGTTTTAATGAAATGGAAATGAAAGCTATAGAAAACAAATTAAAAGAACTAGAAAAAGAAATAAACACTATAAAAGAAAATATGAATAAAGTGATATCAAATGCTTCGTATATAAAGGGAGAGCTTAACAGTACAGATAATATACATGACAGCATAATAAATTTTGAAAGTGAGCTTGCTGAAAATAATGAAGAGATAAAAAACTTAAATAAAAGAAAAAAGGCTTTGGAATTATTAGAAAATATGCTGTCAGAAATAAATAAAAAAAATGATGATATATTTAATTCTCTCTCTAATGAAGCTAAAGTATTATACAATCATATAACTGGAAAAAGTTTATCTGATAACGGAATAGAAATGTCTGGATTTGACAAATCAAAAATTATCGTAAAAGATAAACAAAATGAAAGCAGAAACGTAGAATTATTATCTTCGGCTACAAAGGATGCAGTTTATATAGCTATGCGTCTTTCTATACTTACAAAAATACATGAAGCTGGAAGATTAATACTATTAGATGATCCTTTTATAACATTTGATAATAACAGAACAAAAGAAGCATTATCGTTTATAAGAGAATATACCAATAAATATAATATACCTATAGCAATATTTACTAAAGATGTATTTATACGTGATATAATGAAAGACTATAAAGAAGCTGTAATACATGAATTATCATAA
- a CDS encoding prephenate dehydrogenase, with amino-acid sequence MSNITVIGMGLMGGSLIKALKASGENYNIYAIDTNKENIESALKDGYIDKGSCNYDNIKEYIEWADIIMICTLPSIAIDIICKYKHLIDNKKILSDFCGVKTDIFNNTKDKKYIGLHTMAGKEKGGYQNSSETLFKNSNAIIVKNDNANENDIKIIEKLAYDIGSGKVITSTAKKHDEMIAFTSQLMHIIACGIVNHDNFLASLGFEGNSLADHTRVGTIDANMWSELFLYNSEYLYEELDKYIKCLEDFQNALNNKDREKLKNLMNNSNNIKNEWIIRKNTKNNIN; translated from the coding sequence ATGTCTAATATTACAGTAATTGGAATGGGATTAATGGGAGGCTCTTTAATTAAGGCATTAAAGGCAAGCGGTGAAAACTATAATATATATGCTATAGATACAAATAAAGAAAATATAGAATCTGCTTTAAAAGACGGATATATTGATAAAGGCTCCTGTAATTATGATAATATAAAAGAATATATTGAATGGGCAGATATTATCATGATATGTACTTTGCCTTCTATAGCTATAGATATTATTTGCAAATACAAACACTTAATTGATAATAAAAAAATACTCTCTGATTTTTGCGGTGTAAAAACCGATATTTTTAATAATACTAAAGATAAAAAATACATAGGTCTTCATACTATGGCTGGAAAGGAAAAAGGAGGATATCAAAACTCATCTGAAACACTATTTAAAAACTCTAATGCTATTATAGTAAAGAATGATAATGCTAATGAAAATGATATAAAAATAATAGAAAAACTAGCTTATGATATAGGCTCAGGAAAAGTGATAACATCAACAGCTAAAAAACATGATGAAATGATAGCTTTCACAAGTCAGCTAATGCATATAATAGCATGCGGTATTGTTAATCACGATAATTTTTTAGCTTCGCTTGGTTTTGAAGGCAACAGTTTAGCAGACCATACTAGAGTGGGAACAATAGATGCTAATATGTGGAGCGAATTATTTTTATATAACAGCGAATATCTCTATGAGGAATTAGATAAATATATAAAATGCTTGGAAGATTTTCAAAATGCTTTGAATAATAAAGACAGAGAAAAGTTAAAAAACTTAATGAATAATTCTAATAATATAAAAAACGAATGGATTATAAGAAAAAATACAAAAAATAATATTAATTAG
- a CDS encoding NYN domain-containing protein, with product MKKIGIYIDLENIRYLDFHVNLKSMLKNILDYYKEQLKDEDIVFSIKKAYGDSKSIKKYAKHLRDLHIDIIHSVPFKKAKNMADMKSSLDAFEDFIIYKKIDIIIFVTKDVDYSIVMDKLMRHGCIVSMVTTSDNFEKNIFQNACCHDPFKIEKYRDNAVKENNSEIRIDNKNKKKANENKSSEITKETITIIENNKKNKESKKRRKNNENKNEKNKYKQNEEIIKNELQNKEIENNINNLENRDENIEQNNYNKENKVIEEKDFWQCFSDEIKDFYDKNKNLEISKSYICNKINDKLCQKGESALKLAGYQNINEVIDFLNKNEIKTTSNNSSFTIEETIKSFENKMNDNILNKNEINYTDEINDKNFIYVLKKVLSEDKENKAITLSSVMKKINKEFNMASGQSAVKHTKFKNIKEIILKIGKSAELTEQGRKFIIKDKDKILETLEDIAKEL from the coding sequence ATGAAAAAAATAGGTATATATATAGATTTGGAAAATATAAGATATTTAGATTTTCATGTAAATCTTAAATCAATGCTAAAAAATATTTTAGACTATTACAAAGAGCAATTAAAAGATGAAGATATTGTATTTTCTATAAAAAAAGCTTACGGAGATTCAAAATCCATAAAGAAATATGCAAAGCATTTAAGAGATTTGCATATTGATATAATTCATTCTGTGCCTTTTAAAAAAGCAAAAAATATGGCAGATATGAAATCATCATTAGATGCCTTTGAAGATTTTATAATATATAAAAAAATAGATATTATTATATTTGTAACAAAAGATGTTGATTACAGCATTGTTATGGATAAATTAATGAGGCATGGATGCATAGTATCTATGGTTACAACATCCGATAATTTTGAAAAAAATATATTTCAAAATGCCTGCTGTCATGATCCTTTTAAAATAGAAAAATACAGAGATAATGCTGTTAAAGAAAATAATTCAGAAATAAGAATAGATAATAAGAATAAGAAAAAAGCTAATGAAAATAAAAGCAGTGAAATAACTAAAGAAACTATCACTATCATTGAAAATAATAAAAAAAATAAAGAATCTAAAAAACGCAGAAAAAATAATGAAAATAAAAACGAAAAAAATAAATATAAACAAAATGAAGAAATTATAAAAAATGAACTTCAAAATAAAGAAATTGAAAATAATATCAATAATTTAGAAAATAGAGATGAAAATATTGAACAAAATAATTATAATAAAGAAAATAAAGTAATAGAAGAAAAAGATTTTTGGCAATGTTTCTCCGATGAGATAAAAGATTTTTATGATAAAAATAAAAACTTAGAAATATCCAAATCTTATATATGCAATAAAATAAATGATAAACTCTGTCAAAAGGGAGAAAGTGCCCTAAAATTGGCAGGATATCAAAATATAAATGAAGTAATTGATTTTTTAAATAAAAATGAAATAAAAACAACATCAAATAATTCTTCATTCACTATAGAAGAAACTATAAAATCATTTGAAAATAAAATGAATGATAATATTTTAAATAAGAATGAAATTAATTATACTGATGAAATAAATGATAAGAACTTTATATATGTATTAAAAAAAGTGCTTTCAGAAGATAAAGAAAATAAGGCTATAACATTATCATCTGTAATGAAGAAAATTAATAAAGAGTTTAATATGGCAAGCGGACAAAGTGCTGTAAAACATACAAAGTTTAAAAACATAAAAGAAATAATATTAAAGATAGGAAAATCAGCTGAGCTTACTGAACAGGGAAGAAAATTTATTATAAAAGATAAAGACAAAATATTAGAAACATTAGAAGATATTGCAAAAGAGTTATAA
- the lepB gene encoding signal peptidase I: MNYSYDREELKKEKRNALKAILKPFIFIYYRSNSLLYRAAARLVLGFIIAFVLFGILTLFIRFDRMKSSTMMNTIEPNEIVITSKLRYAVSLSPFVSSLTGKTVIFSRPKRGDIVFMIDPRTKREFFLKRFASYFVYFATFGNVNISKTRYLIKRIIGLPNETIEIKNKTVYINGEMLNEPWANIDSDSRILDKEVSTRDNFGPHIIGYNEYFVMSDNRDYGYDSRDFGNVHFSNIDGKVISK, encoded by the coding sequence ATGAATTATTCTTACGACAGAGAAGAATTAAAAAAAGAAAAGCGTAATGCTCTTAAGGCTATATTAAAACCTTTTATATTTATCTACTATAGAAGTAATAGTCTTCTTTATAGAGCTGCTGCTAGGCTTGTATTGGGGTTTATTATAGCTTTTGTTTTGTTTGGTATTCTTACTTTATTCATCAGATTTGACAGAATGAAAAGTTCAACTATGATGAATACAATAGAGCCTAATGAAATAGTTATAACTTCTAAATTGAGATATGCAGTTTCTTTAAGCCCTTTTGTTTCTTCGCTTACAGGTAAAACAGTAATTTTTTCAAGACCTAAAAGAGGGGATATTGTATTTATGATAGACCCTAGAACAAAGAGGGAATTTTTTCTTAAGAGATTTGCTTCATATTTTGTATATTTTGCAACTTTTGGAAATGTAAATATATCAAAGACCAGATATTTAATAAAAAGAATTATAGGACTTCCTAATGAAACTATAGAGATAAAAAATAAGACAGTTTATATTAATGGAGAAATGCTTAATGAACCTTGGGCTAATATTGATTCTGACAGCAGGATATTAGATAAAGAAGTTTCAACCAGAGATAATTTCGGACCTCATATTATAGGGTATAATGAATATTTTGTGATGTCAGATAATAGAGATTACGGATATGACAGTAGAGATTTTGGTAATGTGCATTTTTCTAATATAGACGGAAAGGTTATTTCTAAATAG
- the mgtE gene encoding magnesium transporter, protein MLKELLQPEIEDLIEEKDWEALRDILTLWQEVETANLITSLKNEDKYKVFSILPKDYYLGVFPELVPIDQQRIIENMPEADIKELLENMNPDDRTYFLESIPEEMSENILKLLGSEEREIASWLLAYPEGSIGRLMTPEYISIKPNWTVGEAFEYIRSNIEDAETYTTIYVIDERRTLMGSITLRKLFFTDKNTLISEITSSCPYILVYEEQENAIEVIKKYNLHSLAVIDDRHAMLGIVTVDDILDIAEEEYTDDFHKMAGITSSEDQFDDNLKITPITTLYKQRILWLLILVFINIFSGGVIGIFQNTLQKHIVLVVFLPLLIGSGGNAGSQSATLVIRSLAIGDVVLKDWFYMFSKELIVSFMLGLSMALGAYVLGIIRGGFEIAAIVGISMFSIVFIGSIIGLCLPFILTKLNIDPAISGAPMLTSICDIIGTAIYCSIATLAFIILNNVN, encoded by the coding sequence ATGCTTAAAGAACTTTTACAGCCTGAAATTGAAGATTTGATAGAAGAAAAAGATTGGGAGGCATTAAGAGATATACTTACATTATGGCAGGAGGTTGAAACAGCCAATTTAATAACCTCTTTAAAAAATGAAGATAAGTATAAAGTTTTTAGTATACTTCCTAAAGATTATTATTTGGGTGTATTTCCAGAGTTAGTTCCTATAGATCAGCAAAGAATAATAGAAAATATGCCTGAAGCTGATATTAAAGAGCTTTTGGAGAATATGAATCCGGATGACAGGACATATTTTTTGGAGTCTATACCAGAGGAAATGTCTGAAAATATATTAAAACTTCTAGGCAGTGAGGAGCGTGAAATAGCTTCTTGGCTTTTGGCATATCCAGAGGGCAGTATAGGACGTTTGATGACGCCAGAATATATAAGCATTAAGCCTAATTGGACAGTAGGTGAGGCATTTGAGTATATAAGAAGCAATATAGAAGATGCTGAAACCTATACTACTATATATGTTATAGATGAAAGGCGTACATTAATGGGCTCTATTACATTAAGGAAATTATTTTTTACTGATAAAAATACTCTTATATCAGAAATAACAAGCAGCTGTCCTTATATATTGGTTTATGAGGAGCAGGAAAATGCTATTGAAGTGATAAAAAAGTATAATCTTCATTCTCTTGCTGTAATTGATGACAGGCATGCTATGCTTGGTATTGTTACAGTTGATGATATACTTGATATAGCCGAAGAAGAATATACTGATGATTTTCATAAAATGGCAGGTATTACCTCAAGCGAGGATCAGTTTGATGATAATTTAAAAATAACACCTATAACAACTTTATACAAACAGAGAATATTATGGCTATTAATATTAGTATTTATCAATATATTTTCAGGAGGAGTTATAGGAATATTTCAAAATACACTGCAAAAACATATAGTATTGGTAGTATTTTTGCCATTGCTTATAGGAAGCGGAGGAAATGCTGGGAGTCAGTCTGCTACTCTTGTTATACGTTCGCTTGCTATAGGAGATGTTGTACTTAAAGATTGGTTTTATATGTTTTCAAAAGAATTAATAGTATCTTTTATGCTTGGACTTAGTATGGCTTTGGGTGCTTATGTATTGGGTATTATACGAGGAGGTTTTGAGATAGCTGCTATTGTAGGCATATCAATGTTTAGTATAGTGTTTATAGGTAGCATTATAGGTCTTTGTCTGCCTTTTATATTGACAAAATTAAATATAGATCCTGCTATAAGCGGTGCTCCTATGCTTACTTCTATATGTGATATAATAGGTACAGCAATATACTGTTCTATAGCAACTTTGGCTTTTATTATACTGAATAATGTTAATTAA
- a CDS encoding ribonuclease R family protein, with protein sequence MKVIKLLKRINKEKELDISVYKNKYVETKKDKLRFEKMLQKSVSMGLVMKKSNILKLTNEGKVYLEKELRRSSEKANNISENKRDRRNSKNKKSDTGNKKTSIPKPEIKVDINNAKKDAEIIAKAYNVPTDFPKKCLEEAKLLPDSMENVELEFDRIDLRNIRTVTIDGADSKDFDDAISIEKLNDGYKLGIHIADVSHFVVMGSALDREARKRGNSVYLIDTVYPMFPHELSNGICSLNEGVSRFTMTVFVTIDNNGNVKESTFHKSVIKSDRRLTYDYAQDVLDGIEQDEDWLIELLKNADDVKKILLQKRIENGSIEFNLNETQIILDKGGNPKDFFIGERKETHKIIEELMLIANCEVAKRLKNIKGSIYRVHDSPDIEKLDTFTRIAFNRGYRLTKDADGNLDFHSFIESIMGKPDEKLLLTLLLRSMKQAIYDVNNIGHFGLGFEYYTHFTSPIRRYTDLLTHRLLKLSLEGINNLKPTMQQFYTNSAEWCSKTERVAVECERSLAKVKAARFMKDKVGNEYNGIISGITNFGIFVEIEDRGIEGLIRYAVLKSRYRYDENEQAAYSEEDAKWYTLGDRIRIVVYKVDIRELFIDFIPASEFDNSFDDRDIIDSRDFIKNKKNKKEIYSRKYNKSSKDRKRGAKDRRDRKERKKSKKRR encoded by the coding sequence ATGAAAGTAATAAAATTATTAAAAAGAATAAATAAAGAAAAAGAATTAGATATTTCTGTTTATAAAAATAAATACGTAGAAACCAAAAAAGATAAATTACGCTTTGAAAAAATGCTTCAAAAGTCTGTATCAATGGGACTAGTAATGAAAAAATCTAATATACTAAAACTTACCAATGAGGGAAAAGTATATTTAGAAAAAGAATTAAGAAGATCATCTGAAAAAGCAAATAACATATCAGAAAATAAAAGAGACAGAAGAAATTCCAAAAATAAAAAATCAGATACAGGAAATAAAAAAACAAGCATACCAAAACCAGAAATAAAAGTAGATATTAACAATGCAAAAAAAGACGCTGAGATAATAGCAAAGGCATATAATGTACCAACGGATTTCCCAAAAAAATGTTTGGAAGAGGCAAAACTTTTACCAGACAGCATGGAGAATGTAGAATTAGAGTTTGACAGAATAGATTTGAGAAATATAAGAACTGTAACGATAGACGGAGCAGACTCAAAAGATTTTGACGATGCCATAAGTATAGAAAAATTAAATGACGGATATAAATTAGGCATTCATATTGCTGATGTAAGTCATTTTGTGGTTATGGGAAGTGCATTAGACAGGGAAGCTAGAAAAAGAGGAAATAGTGTTTATTTGATAGATACAGTTTATCCAATGTTTCCGCATGAACTTTCAAATGGTATATGTTCTTTAAATGAAGGTGTAAGCAGATTTACTATGACTGTATTCGTAACAATAGATAATAACGGAAATGTTAAAGAAAGTACTTTTCATAAAAGCGTTATAAAGTCAGATAGAAGATTAACCTATGACTATGCCCAAGATGTTTTGGACGGTATAGAGCAAGATGAAGATTGGCTTATAGAATTATTAAAAAACGCTGATGATGTAAAAAAAATACTTCTTCAAAAAAGAATAGAAAACGGCAGTATAGAGTTTAATCTCAATGAAACACAGATAATATTAGATAAAGGCGGTAATCCTAAGGACTTTTTTATAGGTGAGAGAAAAGAAACTCATAAAATAATAGAAGAATTAATGCTTATTGCCAACTGCGAAGTAGCCAAAAGATTAAAAAATATAAAAGGCTCTATTTACAGAGTGCATGACAGTCCAGACATAGAAAAACTTGATACTTTTACAAGAATAGCATTTAACAGAGGCTACAGACTTACAAAAGATGCAGACGGTAATTTGGATTTTCATTCATTTATAGAATCAATAATGGGAAAGCCGGACGAAAAATTACTTCTTACCCTACTCCTTCGTTCTATGAAACAGGCTATATACGATGTTAACAATATAGGGCATTTCGGACTTGGTTTTGAATACTACACTCATTTTACGTCGCCTATAAGGAGATATACTGATTTACTTACTCATAGACTTTTAAAACTATCACTAGAAGGTATAAATAACTTAAAACCTACTATGCAGCAGTTTTATACCAATTCTGCTGAGTGGTGTTCAAAAACAGAAAGAGTTGCAGTTGAATGCGAGAGAAGTTTAGCAAAGGTAAAAGCTGCAAGATTTATGAAAGACAAAGTAGGAAATGAATATAATGGGATTATAAGCGGTATTACCAACTTCGGAATATTTGTTGAAATAGAAGACAGAGGAATAGAAGGCTTAATAAGATATGCTGTATTAAAATCACGTTACAGATACGATGAAAATGAACAGGCAGCATACAGTGAAGAAGATGCAAAATGGTACACATTAGGGGATAGAATAAGAATAGTAGTTTATAAAGTTGATATCAGAGAATTATTCATTGACTTCATACCAGCAAGCGAATTTGATAATAGTTTTGATGACAGAGATATAATAGACAGCAGAGATTTTATAAAAAATAAGAAAAACAAAAAAGAAATATATTCAAGAAAATATAATAAATCATCTAAAGATAGAAAAAGGGGAGCAAAAGACAGAAGAGATAGAAAAGAAAGGAAAAAATCTAAAAAGAGAAGATAA